One genomic window of Daphnia pulex isolate KAP4 chromosome 12, ASM2113471v1 includes the following:
- the LOC124209782 gene encoding hydroxyproline dehydrogenase-like: MVCMSSLLRLPRLVRNRGVFYRFSSTLTSNQEKEISFADHRTAYAHLSRAEILRAWIVLKLCSLDFLLQNSLKVLETSKRVFGRGLLEKILRPTLYDQFVAGDDPQSLKETANKLKQLGIKLMILPSLEEDIGQKSDQNRYNDNVEVTLKLAEIAYQHGGPLSCLQTKITALISADLLLKIAERNRDKEDQFCTISSWANYMLGGSFTPVSYLNKQENIELEMGLERLKSVGAFASGLQLRLLVDGEFTYLNQAISIAALSMAGAFNQTRPVVWNTYQCYLKDAFDKICGEFDVARRMGVGFGAKIVRGAYLERERLLSAEGNYPDPTNPSYEATSAVYDRVVQHMVEQVAALGGQRCNVIVASHNETSVLKALSKMGSLGILPTDNTVVFGQIYGMASNITVKLASEGYIVYNSVPYGSLFDVLPYLSRRATENRAVLKGTRRERTLLARELRARFLGF; the protein is encoded by the exons ATGGTTTGTATGTCCTCCCTATTGCGTCTTCCTCGATTGGTGCGAAATCGTGGAGTATTTTACAGGTTCAGCAGTACATTGACGAGTaatcaagaaaaggaaatttcgtTCGCTGACCATCGCACTGCCTATGCCCATTTGAGCCGCGCTGAAATTCTAAGAGCCTGGATCGTTCTCAAGTTATGCTCTCTCGATTTTCTATTGCAAAACAGCttaaag GTACTTGAAACCAGTAAACGAGTCTTTGGGCGAGGATTGTTAGAAAAGATCCTTCGTCCAACCCTATACGATCAATTTGTTGCTGGAGATGATCCACAGTCGCTGAAAGAAACGGCAAACAAGTTAAAACAGCTTGGTATCAAACTAATGATTCTTCCTTCACTAGAAGAAGATATCGGACAAAAAAGTGATCAAAA TCGCTACAATGATAATGTGGAAGTTACACTGAAGTTAGCCGAAATAGCTTATCAGCATGGAGGTCCCCTTTCTTGTCTCCAAACGAAAATCACCGCATTAATCAGTGCCGACTTGTTG CTGAAAATAGCGGAACGCAATCGGGATAAGGAAGATCAATTTTGCACGATATCGTCATGGGCAAATTATATGTTGGGCGGATCATTCACTCCCGTCTCGTATCTCAATAAGCAAGAAAACATTGAATTGGAAATGGGCCTTGAACGGTTAAAAAGCGTCGGCGCATTTGCATCCGGACTTCAACTACGTTTACTTGTTGACGGTGAGTTTACTTATCTGAACCAAGCCATCTCAATCGCCGCTTTATCCATGGCTGGCGCTTTTAATCAAACAAGACCTGTGGTTTGGAATACCTATCAGTGCTATTTGAAG GACGCCTTTGACAAGATCTGTGGCGAATTTGATGTTGCCCGGCGAATGGGAGTTGGATTTGGAGCTAAAATCGTAAGAGGTGCGTACCTGGAACGCGAGCGCCTTTTAAGTGCTGAAGGAAACTATCCTGACCCGACAAACCCATCCTATGAAGCGACTTCCGCCGTTTACGATAG GGTGGTGCAGCATATGGTGGAACAAGTTGCCGCCCTTGGAGGACAACGTTGTAATGTGATCGTTGCTAGTCATAATGAAACATCTGTATTAAAAGCGCTGTCGAAAATGGGATCGTTGGGTATTCTACCCACAGACAACACTGTCGTTTTTGGTCAAATTTACGGAATGGCCTCCAATATCACCGTGAAACTAG CTTCTGAAGGATACATTGTGTATAATTCCGTGCCGTATGGTTCGCTATTTGATGTGCTGCCTTACCTATCACGTCGGGCAACGGAGAACCGCGCGGTTCTCAAAGGCACTAGACGGGAACGGACGTTATTGGCACGGGAGCTGAGGGCtcgttttcttggtttttga